The following are encoded in a window of Helicobacter anatolicus genomic DNA:
- a CDS encoding ferritin-like domain-containing protein, translating into MNFHSQLEKILFANSPQEKIQLFKDFYANFLAGKGVFEDHFSPKIMQKPSYYTFCTIVHPTRIRRPKHINSTQSLAKIIHSIAHIEYSAIDLALDASYRFINLPKEYYQDWLMVANEEIQHFLLLESVLYELGYQYGDFPVHQNLFDAQTATNHSLSHRMGLVHRALEANGLDANPFVCQKIMQSTHHAKNKFQEILDLILRDEISHVNKGDKWWKFSKTPDESFANLLLSYKNFSPLSKIINTSARLQAGYTQQELNELKEIFKH; encoded by the coding sequence CTTTTTGCAAATTCTCCGCAAGAAAAAATTCAGCTTTTTAAAGATTTTTATGCAAATTTTCTAGCAGGAAAAGGAGTTTTTGAGGACCATTTCTCCCCAAAAATTATGCAAAAACCTAGCTACTATACATTTTGCACAATTGTTCACCCCACAAGAATTAGAAGACCTAAACATATAAATAGCACACAGTCTTTAGCAAAAATTATTCATTCTATCGCACATATTGAATACAGCGCCATTGATCTAGCACTTGATGCAAGCTATCGCTTCATAAATTTACCAAAAGAATATTACCAAGACTGGCTCATGGTAGCAAATGAAGAAATACAGCATTTTCTACTTTTAGAATCTGTGCTCTATGAATTAGGCTATCAATATGGAGATTTCCCTGTGCATCAAAATTTATTTGATGCACAAACTGCAACCAATCACTCCCTAAGTCACAGAATGGGGTTGGTACATAGAGCATTAGAAGCAAATGGATTAGATGCAAACCCCTTTGTATGTCAAAAAATTATGCAAAGCACACATCATGCAAAAAATAAATTTCAAGAAATCTTAGATCTTATTCTAAGAGATGAAATCTCTCATGTCAATAAAGGAGATAAATGGTGGAAATTTAGCAAAACTCCTGATGAAAGTTTTGCCAATCTTTTATTAAGTTATAAAAACTTCTCACCTTTAAGTAAAATTATCAATACTTCTGCAAGATTACAAGCAGGATATACACAACAAGAACTTAACGAACTCAAAGAAATTTTTAAACATTGA
- a CDS encoding sigma-54-dependent transcriptional regulator gives MKVAIVEDDINMRKSLELFFADVKEIEVVSFKNPKDALKALDDSFELVITDINMPQMDGLEFLNQLNHKYEAIVITGNASLNKAIESIRLGVADFFQKPFEPELLLEAILRTKKLLEFQKKQNPSINRNAIKNKKENKQGFVADSKALEEVRKIAYKAAQTDASVLLLGESGVGKEVFANFIHQNSSRAQAPFVAINMAAIPEHLLESELFGYEKGAFTDASAPKAGLFESANGGSVFLDEIGEMPLGLQAKLLRAIQEKEITRLGSAKSIKIDVRFISATNVNIQKKIADKEFREDLYFRLQTIPLEIPPLKERKEEILPLAEWKKDETIKQYGFENKTFSENAKQKMLEYEWYGNIRELLSVVERAVILSDGTSIEEKDLFLEPKQAKKEKDNKIASLESELIREVLKDCDNNLQNAAEILGMQIDVLKHKIAKYKINV, from the coding sequence ATGAAAGTAGCGATTGTTGAAGATGATATCAATATGAGAAAAAGCTTGGAATTATTTTTTGCAGATGTTAAGGAAATTGAAGTTGTGAGTTTTAAGAATCCAAAAGATGCACTAAAAGCTCTTGACGATAGTTTTGAACTTGTGATTACTGATATTAATATGCCACAGATGGATGGCTTGGAGTTTTTAAATCAATTAAATCATAAATATGAGGCTATTGTGATTACGGGTAATGCATCTTTAAATAAAGCTATAGAATCGATACGCCTTGGCGTGGCAGATTTTTTTCAAAAGCCTTTTGAGCCAGAACTTTTATTAGAAGCAATTTTACGGACAAAAAAACTTCTTGAGTTTCAAAAAAAACAAAATCCTTCAATAAATAGAAATGCTATTAAAAATAAAAAAGAAAATAAGCAGGGATTTGTTGCAGATTCTAAGGCACTAGAAGAGGTGAGAAAAATTGCTTATAAAGCAGCACAAACTGATGCAAGTGTTTTACTTTTAGGGGAAAGTGGGGTTGGAAAAGAGGTTTTTGCAAATTTTATTCATCAAAATTCTAGTCGAGCACAAGCACCATTTGTCGCTATTAATATGGCGGCAATTCCTGAGCATCTTTTGGAATCTGAGCTTTTTGGCTATGAAAAAGGTGCTTTCACAGATGCAAGTGCACCAAAAGCAGGTTTGTTTGAAAGTGCGAATGGTGGTAGTGTTTTTTTAGATGAAATTGGTGAAATGCCCTTGGGATTGCAAGCAAAACTTCTTAGAGCGATACAAGAAAAAGAAATTACTCGTCTTGGTAGTGCAAAAAGTATCAAAATTGATGTGCGTTTTATTTCTGCGACAAATGTAAATATCCAAAAAAAGATAGCAGATAAAGAATTTAGGGAGGATTTGTATTTTAGGTTACAGACAATTCCTTTAGAGATTCCGCCGCTAAAAGAAAGAAAGGAAGAAATTTTGCCATTGGCAGAGTGGAAAAAAGATGAAACTATTAAGCAGTATGGTTTTGAAAATAAAACATTTAGTGAAAATGCTAAGCAAAAAATGCTTGAATATGAGTGGTATGGAAATATTAGAGAGTTGTTATCAGTCGTGGAGCGTGCAGTGATTTTAAGTGATGGCACAAGCATTGAGGAAAAAGATTTATTTTTAGAACCCAAACAAGCAAAAAAAGAAAAAGACAATAAAATTGCTAGTTTGGAGAGTGAATTAATTAGGGAAGTACTAAAAGATTGTGATAATAATTTACAAAATGCCGCGGAGATTTTGGGGATGCAAATTGATGTTTTGAAACATAAAATTGCTAAATATAAAATCAATGTTTAA
- the gyrA gene encoding DNA gyrase subunit A, with protein sequence MDNLLDNTNIIDVNVDDSIKESYLDYSMSVIVGRALPDAKDGLKPVHRRILYAMNELNVTSRAAYKKSARIVGDVIGKYHPHGDTAVYDALVRMAQDFSMRLELVDGQGNFGSIDGDNAAAMRYTEARMTQASEEILRDLDKDTVDFIPNYDDTLKEPDVLPSRIPNLLVNGSNGIAVGMATSIPPHRIDEIIDAVIYVLDHKDAGVEELLEFVEGPDFPTGGIIFGKQGIRDAYNTGRGRIRVRAKVHVEKTKTRDVIVIDEVPYQVNKARLVEQISELVKDKVIDGISEVRDESDREGIRVVIELKREAMSEIVLNHLYKSTAMEITFGIILLAINNKEPKIFTLLELLNIFIAHRKTVVIRRTIFDLEKAKARAHILEGLKIALDYIDEVIAIIRASKDADEAKNALMERFGLSELQSKAILEMRLQRLTGLERDKIESEYASLLVEIEYLNSILKSEEKLKEIIKEELLEIKEKFSTKRLTQIEEDYESIDAEDLIPNESVVVTMSHRGYVKRVQSRVYEKQNRGGKGKVSGNTHDDDFIESFFVANTHDTIMFITNKGQLYWLKVYKIPEAGRTAIGKAVVNLIQLSGDEKIMATITTSDFNDDKSLVFFTKNGIVKRTNLNEYSNIRSVGIKAINLDEDDELVTASIVTQDVKELFLATYQGMCIRFDIDNVREIGRVARGVTGIRFKEEGDYVIGATTITGENNKLLTVSELGIGKQTLVGAYRLQSRGGKGVIAMKLTPKTGKLVSVINVDDENKDLMVLTTSGKMIRVDTEAIREAGRNTSGVKIVNVAGEKVAYASSCPKEEQDEQDEVEGELL encoded by the coding sequence ATGGATAATTTACTGGATAATACAAATATAATAGATGTGAATGTTGATGATTCTATCAAAGAAAGCTATCTTGATTATTCTATGAGCGTTATTGTAGGACGCGCCTTACCGGATGCAAAAGATGGATTAAAGCCTGTGCATAGAAGAATCTTGTATGCGATGAATGAATTGAATGTTACCTCTAGGGCTGCGTATAAAAAAAGTGCAAGAATTGTGGGGGATGTTATCGGTAAATATCATCCACATGGAGATACAGCGGTATATGATGCATTAGTTAGAATGGCGCAAGATTTTTCTATGCGATTAGAGCTTGTAGATGGGCAGGGGAATTTTGGTTCTATTGATGGAGATAATGCCGCTGCCATGCGTTATACAGAAGCTAGGATGACTCAGGCTAGTGAAGAAATTTTGAGAGATTTAGACAAAGATACTGTAGATTTTATTCCAAATTATGATGATACACTAAAAGAGCCAGATGTGTTGCCAAGCAGAATCCCAAATCTTTTGGTCAATGGTTCCAATGGAATTGCTGTAGGGATGGCAACTTCAATTCCTCCACATAGGATTGATGAAATCATTGATGCAGTGATTTATGTGCTTGATCATAAAGATGCTGGTGTTGAGGAATTGCTAGAATTTGTTGAGGGACCAGATTTTCCCACAGGCGGGATTATTTTTGGTAAACAGGGGATTAGAGATGCATATAATACAGGTAGGGGCAGAATTAGAGTTCGTGCAAAAGTTCATGTAGAAAAAACAAAAACAAGAGATGTGATTGTTATTGATGAAGTACCTTATCAAGTGAATAAGGCTAGACTTGTAGAACAAATTAGTGAACTTGTAAAAGATAAAGTGATTGATGGAATTTCTGAAGTAAGAGATGAATCTGATAGAGAGGGGATACGTGTTGTTATAGAGTTAAAGCGTGAAGCAATGAGTGAAATTGTACTCAATCATCTCTATAAGTCCACCGCAATGGAGATAACATTTGGAATTATTTTGCTTGCCATTAATAATAAAGAGCCAAAGATTTTTACGCTTTTAGAACTTTTAAATATTTTTATCGCACATCGTAAAACCGTTGTGATCAGACGCACGATTTTTGATTTGGAGAAAGCTAAGGCTAGGGCACATATTTTAGAGGGATTAAAAATTGCGCTTGATTATATTGATGAAGTAATTGCAATAATTCGTGCAAGTAAAGATGCAGATGAAGCTAAAAATGCTTTAATGGAGAGATTTGGTCTTAGTGAATTGCAAAGCAAGGCAATTTTAGAAATGCGTTTGCAAAGGTTGACGGGATTAGAGCGTGATAAAATTGAGAGTGAATATGCAAGTTTGTTGGTAGAAATTGAATATCTAAATTCTATTCTAAAAAGCGAAGAAAAACTTAAAGAAATCATCAAAGAAGAATTGCTTGAAATAAAAGAAAAATTCTCTACTAAAAGATTGACACAGATTGAAGAAGATTATGAAAGTATAGATGCAGAAGATTTGATACCTAATGAAAGTGTAGTGGTCACAATGAGTCACAGAGGGTATGTAAAAAGAGTGCAAAGTAGGGTTTATGAAAAACAAAATCGTGGTGGTAAGGGGAAGGTTAGCGGAAATACGCATGATGACGATTTTATAGAATCTTTTTTTGTGGCAAACACTCATGATACTATTATGTTTATTACTAATAAAGGGCAGTTATATTGGTTAAAGGTTTATAAGATTCCAGAGGCAGGGAGAACAGCTATAGGTAAGGCAGTGGTCAATCTTATTCAGCTTTCTGGTGATGAGAAAATTATGGCTACGATTACTACTTCTGATTTTAATGATGATAAATCTTTGGTATTCTTTACAAAAAATGGTATTGTAAAACGCACAAATCTTAATGAATATAGCAATATTAGAAGTGTTGGAATTAAAGCTATTAATCTTGATGAAGATGATGAATTAGTGACTGCAAGCATTGTTACGCAAGATGTGAAAGAATTGTTCCTTGCGACTTATCAGGGTATGTGTATTCGCTTTGATATTGATAATGTAAGAGAGATTGGTAGAGTAGCGCGTGGTGTAACAGGAATTAGATTTAAAGAAGAAGGGGATTATGTGATTGGCGCTACGACAATTACGGGTGAAAACAACAAACTTTTGACTGTAAGTGAATTAGGGATTGGTAAACAAACACTAGTAGGTGCCTATCGCTTACAAAGTCGTGGCGGCAAGGGTGTTATTGCCATGAAATTAACTCCTAAAACAGGGAAGCTTGTAAGTGTGATTAATGTAGATGATGAAAATAAAGACTTGATGGTACTTACAACTAGTGGCAAAATGATACGTGTGGATACAGAAGCAATACGCGAAGCAGGAAGAAACACAAGTGGTGTGAAAATTGTAAATGTTGCGGGTGAAAAAGTGGCTTATGCAAGTAGTTGCCCAAAAGAAGAGCAAGATGAGCAAGATGAGGTAGAAGGAGAATTGCTATAA
- a CDS encoding diacylglycerol kinase, whose amino-acid sequence MEHRNNQKGKKGIKRIYNALFYSLSGIAAAWRDEAAFRQIFVLGMIFGGLGLWIGQEWTHKILLVLPCFLCIVGELINSAIENAVDFTGTQTHPLAKKAKDMGSAIQLVLLVFFVIVWISYLFYLFFKLF is encoded by the coding sequence ATGGAGCATCGCAATAATCAAAAAGGTAAAAAAGGCATAAAAAGAATTTACAATGCATTATTTTATTCTCTAAGTGGCATAGCTGCAGCTTGGAGAGATGAGGCAGCTTTTAGGCAAATTTTTGTTCTAGGTATGATTTTTGGTGGCTTAGGGTTATGGATAGGACAGGAATGGACACATAAGATTTTGTTGGTTTTACCTTGTTTTTTGTGTATTGTGGGCGAACTCATTAATAGTGCTATTGAGAATGCAGTAGATTTTACGGGTACGCAAACCCACCCTCTAGCAAAAAAAGCAAAAGATATGGGAAGTGCAATTCAGTTAGTCTTGCTTGTATTTTTTGTGATTGTGTGGATAAGTTACCTATTTTACTTATTTTTTAAGCTTTTTTAA
- a CDS encoding ammonia-forming cytochrome c nitrite reductase subunit c552 — MKTKGLLVLIIIGIVLGIGIAWFSADIGAKKSESVAIKTENLQGLSDDNPDFAVWGARFPDYLDMYLKMKDSTHTATEFAGSYPYSKINRYPQLTMFWDGYAFKYDYNQNRSHYYSQIDQMDTLRNNKEYLNSHGLKAFDGQPGACMNCHTGNLQNLVKKFGWIEFNTMKYWTIIKMMEGPNTVHGKKMGSTCADCHNPDDMSLRVTRPAAIKAFIARGYESDEKHGIKADRQEMRSLVCMQCHVEYYNQPTGKKVTVKAETNYQEIPEFREGNKIIEVQANGIELTYPWKFWKKGEPFRIEMFDDYYESVRDSFPYDFIHASTKAPILKMQHPEAELYSGSVHAANGVSCADCHMPYTRKGAKKVTNHFIASPLLDVNASCKSCHTQNEDYLKNQVKDIQRMVAANIRSAEYAVASLIQDITTLRSEMLKLQEFAKIADKKQQEIEITKILTPALELHRKSQMRADFMNAENSSGFHNPRESNRIALQAVKYAKDGQNEVLAIAMKYGIKMQASKLGFEDMRKIAPKPSEVNNKRYYESPLQDDAPKDLLKLDKNLVPYNYRVFSNQK; from the coding sequence ATGAAGACAAAGGGCTTATTGGTTTTAATTATTATCGGGATTGTTTTAGGCATAGGTATTGCGTGGTTTAGCGCAGATATTGGTGCTAAAAAAAGTGAAAGTGTTGCGATAAAGACAGAAAATTTGCAAGGATTGAGTGATGATAATCCAGATTTTGCTGTATGGGGTGCGAGATTCCCAGATTATTTGGATATGTATCTAAAAATGAAAGATTCTACTCATACTGCAACAGAGTTTGCTGGAAGTTACCCTTATAGTAAAATCAATCGTTATCCGCAACTTACAATGTTTTGGGATGGGTATGCATTTAAGTATGACTACAATCAAAACAGAAGCCACTATTATTCTCAAATTGATCAAATGGATACATTGAGAAATAATAAGGAATATCTCAATAGTCATGGTTTGAAGGCTTTTGATGGTCAGCCTGGTGCCTGCATGAATTGTCATACAGGAAATTTGCAAAATCTTGTTAAAAAGTTTGGTTGGATAGAATTTAATACAATGAAATACTGGACAATTATTAAAATGATGGAAGGTCCAAATACTGTGCATGGTAAAAAAATGGGAAGCACTTGTGCAGATTGTCATAATCCTGATGATATGAGTTTGCGTGTTACAAGACCTGCTGCAATAAAAGCTTTTATTGCTCGTGGTTATGAAAGTGATGAAAAGCATGGAATTAAGGCGGATCGTCAAGAAATGCGATCTTTAGTTTGTATGCAATGCCATGTTGAGTATTATAATCAACCTACAGGAAAAAAAGTAACTGTTAAAGCTGAAACAAACTATCAGGAGATTCCTGAATTTAGAGAAGGAAATAAAATCATTGAAGTGCAAGCAAATGGTATTGAATTGACTTATCCTTGGAAGTTTTGGAAAAAAGGAGAGCCTTTTAGAATCGAAATGTTTGATGATTATTATGAGAGTGTAAGAGATAGTTTTCCTTACGATTTTATTCATGCATCAACTAAGGCACCTATTTTAAAAATGCAGCATCCTGAAGCAGAGCTTTATTCTGGTAGTGTGCATGCAGCAAATGGTGTGAGCTGTGCGGATTGTCATATGCCTTATACAAGAAAAGGTGCTAAAAAGGTGACTAATCACTTTATTGCCTCTCCTCTGCTTGATGTAAATGCATCTTGTAAATCTTGTCATACTCAAAATGAAGATTATTTAAAAAATCAAGTAAAAGATATACAAAGGATGGTAGCAGCCAATATTAGAAGTGCGGAATATGCAGTTGCGAGTTTGATTCAAGATATTACAACTCTAAGAAGCGAAATGTTAAAGCTACAAGAGTTCGCAAAGATTGCAGATAAAAAACAACAAGAAATAGAGATTACAAAGATTTTGACACCTGCTTTGGAATTACATAGAAAAAGCCAAATGAGAGCAGATTTTATGAATGCTGAGAATTCTTCAGGTTTTCATAATCCAAGAGAAAGTAACCGCATTGCATTGCAAGCTGTAAAATATGCAAAAGATGGACAAAATGAGGTTTTGGCTATTGCCATGAAATATGGAATTAAGATGCAAGCTAGTAAGCTTGGGTTTGAAGATATGAGAAAAATTGCACCAAAGCCTTCAGAAGTTAATAATAAACGTTACTATGAAAGCCCGCTACAAGATGATGCACCAAAAGACTTGCTTAAATTGGATAAAAATCTTGTACCTTACAATTATAGGGTATTTTCTAATCAAAAGTAA
- the nrfH gene encoding cytochrome c nitrite reductase small subunit: MGKKAILFSLLVLIMGALVGGGFFIFYNANGLSYLSSDSAACNNCHVMHEVYDDYNKSSHKAVARCIDCHLPHTFFRKWVAKAESGLGHMMVFTFEKNLPTHFEANEKTKKWVQENCISCHKDYVENITNPTLKAQHQDQSLSCVSCHKNVGHKRNY; the protein is encoded by the coding sequence ATGGGAAAAAAAGCTATTTTATTTTCATTGCTTGTCTTGATTATGGGCGCTCTTGTAGGTGGTGGTTTTTTTATTTTTTATAATGCCAATGGACTTTCATATCTAAGTAGCGATTCTGCAGCTTGTAATAATTGTCATGTGATGCATGAGGTGTATGATGATTATAATAAAAGTTCGCATAAAGCTGTTGCACGATGCATAGATTGTCATTTGCCACATACTTTTTTTAGAAAGTGGGTTGCAAAAGCAGAAAGTGGATTGGGGCATATGATGGTTTTTACATTTGAAAAAAATTTACCCACACATTTTGAAGCTAATGAAAAGACAAAAAAATGGGTGCAAGAAAATTGTATATCTTGTCATAAGGACTATGTAGAAAATATTACAAATCCTACTTTGAAAGCACAGCACCAAGATCAAAGTTTAAGTTGTGTATCTTGTCATAAAAATGTAGGGCATAAGCGAAATTATTAA
- the pgeF gene encoding peptidoglycan editing factor PgeF has product MLFFSHEESKIFANTKLKFIITSRLHGFSKPPFDSLNLAYHVKDNPDNVRRNREIVLKSYFPQKKLVWLNQVHGNQILTPHTHGMIGDGDGILCNDPSYVSMIMVADCMPVCIFDSKNHVFSLLHCGRAGIFTSIIPITIHKMQKTYQSQTNDLYIYLGPCLKACCYEIQEDIITQTQQLFPRISQNILHKKDEKTFLDLTTLVLHQLNTLKIPQKNIEISPICTKHTPNLFSYRREKNTGRFAILASLQT; this is encoded by the coding sequence ATGTTATTTTTTTCACATGAAGAAAGTAAAATATTTGCAAATACAAAATTAAAATTTATCATCACCTCAAGACTCCATGGCTTTAGCAAACCTCCATTTGATAGCCTCAATCTTGCCTATCATGTAAAAGACAATCCTGATAATGTAAGAAGGAATCGAGAAATTGTGCTAAAAAGTTATTTTCCACAAAAAAAGCTTGTTTGGCTCAATCAAGTCCATGGCAATCAAATTCTCACACCCCATACACATGGAATGATTGGCGATGGCGATGGAATCTTGTGTAATGATCCTTCCTATGTCTCTATGATTATGGTGGCAGATTGTATGCCAGTTTGTATTTTTGATTCCAAAAATCATGTCTTTTCTTTATTACATTGTGGCAGAGCAGGTATCTTTACTTCCATCATTCCTATAACCATTCACAAAATGCAAAAAACATATCAAAGTCAAACTAATGATTTATATATCTATCTAGGCCCTTGTCTTAAGGCATGCTGCTATGAAATCCAAGAAGATATCATCACGCAAACTCAACAACTTTTTCCAAGAATATCCCAAAATATCCTTCACAAAAAAGATGAAAAAACTTTTTTGGATCTCACCACACTAGTACTACATCAATTAAATACACTAAAAATCCCTCAAAAAAACATTGAAATCTCCCCTATATGCACAAAACACACTCCAAATCTTTTTTCCTATCGAAGAGAAAAAAATACAGGTAGATTTGCAATTCTTGCTAGTTTGCAAACATAA
- the hypB gene encoding hydrogenase nickel incorporation protein HypB, translating to MRENLKNNPNLNEKSIQIVEKILSKNDLKANELREHYKNDGLYTINFMSSPGSGKTTLLENLSKFEDFKFCVVEGDLQTNRDAERLQKMGIAAEQIATGEACHLEASMVERAYNILKQKGQIQNCDYLIIENVGNLVCPASYDLGAALNIVLLSVPEGDDKILKYPSMFLCADAVIISKADMIDYFGFRISQVQEDMQKLKPQVPIFLTSSKDMSSLEKIKDFIIQKNKEQYFSNHSF from the coding sequence ATGAGAGAAAATTTAAAAAACAATCCAAATTTAAATGAAAAAAGTATTCAAATCGTCGAAAAAATCCTTAGTAAAAATGACCTTAAAGCTAATGAGCTTAGAGAACATTATAAAAATGATGGGCTTTATACAATCAATTTTATGAGCTCTCCTGGTAGCGGAAAGACAACTCTATTAGAAAACCTCTCTAAATTTGAAGATTTTAAATTTTGCGTTGTAGAAGGCGACTTGCAAACTAACAGAGATGCAGAAAGATTGCAAAAAATGGGGATAGCTGCAGAACAGATTGCAACAGGAGAAGCATGTCACCTTGAAGCTAGCATGGTAGAAAGGGCATATAATATACTAAAACAAAAAGGGCAAATTCAAAATTGTGATTATTTAATTATTGAAAATGTTGGAAATCTTGTTTGTCCGGCGAGTTATGATTTAGGTGCAGCACTCAATATCGTACTACTTTCTGTGCCTGAAGGCGATGACAAAATTCTTAAATATCCTAGCATGTTTTTATGCGCTGATGCTGTAATTATAAGTAAGGCAGATATGATTGACTATTTTGGTTTTAGAATCTCGCAAGTACAAGAAGATATGCAAAAGCTAAAGCCACAAGTCCCTATTTTTCTAACCAGCTCTAAGGATATGAGTAGTTTAGAAAAAATCAAAGATTTTATTATCCAGAAAAATAAAGAACAATATTTTTCAAATCATTCTTTTTGA
- a CDS encoding HypC/HybG/HupF family hydrogenase formation chaperone, whose product MCLAIPSQVISIDKSKNTATVETLGVQREASLDLMQDEIKIGEYVLLHIGYIMSKIDKEDALESLKLYQQMIENMEDEEEYVDPLYKK is encoded by the coding sequence ATGTGTCTTGCAATCCCATCTCAAGTTATTTCCATAGATAAATCTAAAAATACCGCAACTGTAGAAACTCTAGGCGTGCAAAGAGAAGCAAGTCTAGATCTCATGCAAGATGAAATAAAAATTGGAGAATATGTTTTATTGCATATTGGCTACATTATGAGTAAAATTGACAAAGAAGATGCTTTAGAATCTCTAAAGCTTTATCAACAAATGATTGAGAACATGGAAGATGAAGAAGAATATGTCGATCCACTCTACAAAAAATAG
- the hypD gene encoding hydrogenase formation protein HypD: protein MKKNMSIHSTKNSAFLINSFRDKNTILALAEKIVIESKKLPHDLYMMEVCGGHTHTLMKYGLTKLLPKNIHCIHGPGCPVCIMPKNRINQAYEIAMQKDVILLTLGDMLKVPGSKGSLQHARSLGAEIGFLYSPLQAIEVAQKNPNKKVVYFAIGFETTTPMTAALLQKAIELKINNLFFHINHVLVPPPLYTILDSKDTKVNSLIAPSHVSVITGSKIYEPIFEKYQIPIVVSGFEPVDMMQSILMLVQQVVNNTPKLEIQYSRVVNTNGNLKAQKLVKTFMETREEFQWRGLGNIPYSALRLKKEFAKYDAEIIFDSILSKENIQDNRACRCGDILRGIAKPLDCKVFGKSCTPQNPLGSCMVSSEGACAAYYKYGYTN from the coding sequence ATGAAGAAGAATATGTCGATCCACTCTACAAAAAATAGTGCTTTTTTAATCAATTCCTTTAGAGATAAAAATACTATCTTAGCCCTTGCAGAAAAAATTGTTATAGAATCAAAAAAACTTCCTCATGATCTCTATATGATGGAGGTATGTGGAGGGCATACACATACACTAATGAAATACGGACTTACAAAATTATTACCAAAAAACATCCACTGCATTCATGGTCCTGGCTGTCCTGTTTGCATTATGCCAAAAAATAGAATCAATCAAGCCTATGAAATTGCAATGCAAAAAGATGTGATTTTACTAACTCTTGGAGATATGCTCAAAGTGCCAGGATCAAAAGGAAGCTTGCAACATGCCAGAAGTCTTGGAGCTGAAATTGGTTTTCTTTATTCCCCTTTACAAGCCATAGAGGTTGCACAAAAAAATCCTAACAAAAAAGTCGTATATTTTGCCATAGGCTTTGAGACAACCACGCCAATGACTGCTGCATTGTTGCAAAAAGCCATCGAATTAAAAATCAATAATTTATTTTTTCACATCAATCATGTTTTAGTGCCACCACCTCTTTATACAATTTTAGATTCCAAAGATACAAAGGTTAATTCCTTGATTGCACCATCTCATGTAAGCGTAATCACAGGCTCTAAAATCTATGAACCTATATTTGAAAAATATCAAATTCCTATTGTTGTCAGTGGTTTTGAACCCGTAGATATGATGCAAAGCATCTTAATGCTTGTCCAACAAGTTGTAAACAATACTCCCAAACTCGAAATTCAATACTCCAGAGTTGTCAATACAAATGGCAATCTCAAAGCCCAAAAACTAGTAAAAACATTTATGGAAACACGAGAAGAGTTTCAATGGCGAGGACTTGGAAATATCCCCTATTCTGCATTACGACTCAAAAAAGAATTTGCAAAATACGATGCAGAAATTATCTTTGATTCCATTCTTAGCAAAGAAAATATTCAAGATAATCGTGCATGTCGTTGTGGGGATATTTTAAGAGGTATTGCTAAGCCGCTAGATTGCAAAGTTTTTGGCAAATCATGTACACCACAAAATCCACTTGGAAGTTGTATGGTAAGTAGCGAAGGGGCATGTGCAGCTTACTATAAATATGGCTACACAAATTAA